The window TTTATGCATGTGAGTTAGAAGTAAAGTCACTAGGAGAAATATATTACTGTCTCGTTAAGAAGAGACCGGCAGCTTTGCCATGCATAGACAGAGGAGAAAAGTTAGTTAGTTGCTCATGTGTGGAGAGTGGAGCCACACAGTTTTCCGACCGTGTTGTGGAATGTAGATATTTTGGtggattttgtatttttgagcatgtttataCTGTAAAGACAACGTGGatcaataaacaaacatttttgttttccctAAGAAGAGGATTCAGTGTGAGTTTTTTTTGACGGAGAAGAAACACGTGTCAACTTAAAGCTTGCGCTCTCATTTTGGTTTTTGGACAGAACAGCATGGGTGGAACAAATTTCGTTACAGTGAAGAGAGCATGAGGCCGTATGATGGCTCAGTTCCATCAAGTGCCACAGTAAATGTCAGCTGTTAAAAGGCTTAGAGGTGTACTTAAGAATGTGACACTCCTTGTGTGCTACGCTTTTGgtattgtgattttaacaaAGATTAAGTTTATTAAGGCAGGATTCATTTTCCCTGGCAGAATCCCTTTGTGTCCATATTCTTTGAAAGCTCCCTCCAAGACACATTGCTTATGGGAAGTGTCTTTCCATAAGCGATGTGTATATTATCATAAGTAACGATACTGtgaaatgcaaataaatatttaataccATTTTTACCAGAGAAATGAATTGTTTTGTTGCAATTTATTGTCTTAAATGCCTTATGTGTATTGTATTgctatgtttttatgtattaaGAAAAGCTATGttaaaataacaaatgaaattGTACTACGCACCAAATTCTGCAGACAATAGCACAGTGTCATCGGGAGCAAACACGTAACCAGGAAGAAATCTGTAACCTTTgagataaaaatagaaaaagagaGTAGACCATTAAATCCAGAGAATTTCATCCAAGGCACATTTGggcattaaaaaacacaagtattCAGCACTGAAGAATCAACCCTGgttaacaaacaaaatcaatataAAAGCACTGTAAAACACATTCATTATTCTTTTGCTGTCGGTATAACACTCACTGGATACTGGGACGTTTACAATAGCCATAGGTCCCTGAATCGCCTCGCCGTTGCCTTTGTTGACAGCAACAAAGGCAGTGAAGGCACTGCTCACTCCTGATTGGACACTGAGCTCCACCACCGTCTTCTTCACTTCCTCATCTCCtccttccttttcctcctcGACTTCCAGGGAGCGGATCAGAGTCCAAGCAGCCAACCTGTGAACTGTTAATCTGCAGGCAGGCGTGAACACAGAGGAAACTTATCTTACTGTTTTACGAGTGCAAATATGTCTAAGCAATGTTATTATAGGTCCACATAGCCAGAATTAACCAATTCAGATTTAAACACAGAAGTGCAACAATATCACAACAGCCTCAGCAATTTGCTTTCCACTCTGCCACATCATACAGACCCTAAaaatgtggttttatttctgCCAACAGTCTTAAAATTCACACTTTGCATTTGTGATTcacattgttttaaaaacaaaattactacaTTCAAAGGcactctctgtgctgctctcacTGAGACActtaatatgttaatatttgtcATTGAACTGAACATTAacttcatattttatttgtaaattcaCTACCCAGTGTCGTCTGCAGGTGTGAGACTGAAGTGGAGCTGGTTCTGACAGGGATGACCTGCTAGGCTGTACTTTACCGTCACACAGCCCCCTGCTGCCTCTGAACTCTGAGAAAGTATCACAGTGTcaaaacatgtttgttaaaATCACATACTGGATAAAAAGACACATATAATGTGGTCATATAGTTTGCTGAGGGGCAGGTTGTATGTCTCTGCAAagcagtcaagttgcagttacaatttacatccatgtctgccaAGACTCATGTAGACATGACAATTGACAACGCTtcaaatatggatttattttgcTGCAAGGAAATGACATATTCTAaaacgtggatgcttcacacacatcttctccCTGGCAGCACAGGGGCTctgttacattaaaacaatttcAAGGTGGgaacccaagattagtgtcaccaattcagtatctgaccaaatatgtCTGTTTGTTCCTGGGTTATGGTGTTGAATAGTGGCCAGAAAAGAtcattataatgtcacagtgaagttggcctttgaccttttggatataaaatgtcaacaattcaccattttattatattagacatttgtgtgaaatgttgtcataataagtgtatgaattcttgagtgatggccaaaaacatgttttgtgacatcacagtgacctttgaccaccaaaatctgatcagttcattgttgagtcaaagtcaatgtttgtgccaaatttgaagacattcctATAAGGAactcttgagatatcgtgttcacaggAATGGGACAAACAGACAACCTGAAATCATAATGCTATCGGCCACAGCTGTCACCGGCGTGGAGGCATAAATAGATATTTCACTATGAGATGATGCTGCTCCTACCTGTCCAGTCAGCTGGGCGTAAATAAGCGACCTTTGACCCTGGAAAAGTGTTGTGATTGGTGGGGAGAGAGCAGCAACAGAAACTCCCTCTGGCACATCCCACTCGACTGAGACGTCCACCACAGCTGGCTGGAGAGCAAATCGCAGCGACTGCATCACCtgttaaggattttttttttttttggccataagtCAGGAGAAGCACTGGGTTTTCACTTACTTATTGATATGGAAACATGATTTCTGTCTAAAATATAAAGTTGTtgcatttgtttcttttatatGTCTTACTTTAGGCTGCATCCTCTCTTCCCCTGTGATGaactgagcgtggcctcttccttcCTTGGCCAACCCGTTGATAAGAGCAGAGCTGGCCCCTTCCCCAATCCCAAAAGAGAAGCACCTACAATACAGGAGTTTTCTTTAAGTACACAAAGCATCAAACATGGAACATATTCTGAGAGTTTTGTCAGTGTTGatgattctcagtcatccatatcatggtaatcttaagtgctatatcgcaGTCAACTGAACTTGCTTgggtttcttgaagatgtttcacctcttatccaagaggcgtCTTCAGAATGGTGACATGaatctgtctcctctctctcactgAGCAGCTGGTTGTGAGCCCTCTGAAGGATGGTTGCAGCCCTGTGTTCTTTCACAGTTGAACCCAAGTGTAAGCTGTTTGGAGTTTCAAACTGTAATGCAGGTGGTTTCTGTGATCATCTGTAATCAGCCAGCTTCCTAGATGTTCTTTCAAATTCCAATACCAGTCGAAGGGGATTCTTCCCAAACTGTTTAGCAACATGTTGATGAAGATTCTCAGCCATCCAGTTAATGGTAATCTTctctgaagaagcctcttggatcagAGGTAAAAGGTCTTCAAGAAACTCGACCACATCCAGTTGCCtgcgatatagcacttaagagtTTTGTGGGTGGTTGTCATGTTTTGTGGTTTCACCTGTGGGAACCTGAATTCTTCTTCACCAGATTGATGACTTGTTTGGTGTTCTCCACCTCTCCGTCAGTAAAGACAAACAGCTGCGGAGGAGAGTTTACATGTCACTCGACGTTACATCACACCCAGAAACATGCAGCATGTGTTGAGTCACCAAACGTGTTCTCTGAAACCTGTGTTAGACCCTGTTAACAATtggtttttaaaatgcattttgttttgcatttgctGGGTTTTTGATTTCCCTGTGACTCGTCAAATTCACGATTCTTCTTACGCTCTGTATTGGTGGCATTTCTGCAATTCTTCAGCATCACCTCTCCTTCTATAGTGTTTAGGGGTCGTTACCCATGCTAATAGGTTACTTATGATCAAATGGGAGTTATCAATCAGCACAAAGAGCAGATTTGGATGGTTGAGAACATTTGATGCATCTGGAATaacttcttttatattttctcttaacaaaaaaattaagaaaaaatgtaGCCCTGCATGAAGCCCAATGATTGCAACATTATCAGCTCAATCAAGGGGCCACTGTTAGCTACTTACTAACTCACTTTCTGTaatgggtgagtgtgtgtgtgtgtgtgtgtgtgtgtgtgtgtgtgtgtgtgtggcatgttTAGTACTTGTCTAGGTTGATTGGGAATGGTTGGCTGGCTGTAAATATGTTCGAGGGGCTGAAGGATCTCTGTTCCTCCCAGATCAGCGTCCATCACTTCAACGTTTTTCAGAGCCTTTTCCAGGGTCTTCTGGCTGTACTCCACACTCTTACTGTCATGAAATAAACACACGACTGCTTTCACACGATTTAcatcaacatacacacacatatatatgtatatacacatatatacatgcaCAGGCAGTGATACCAAAGGCGTTTATTTTGTGGGCTGAACGACATTAAGGAATGACCTACGAGAAGATGTGTTCATAGTGGGACCCGAAACTGTAGATGTTGAAATAGCAGCCCATTGGTAAGCTCTTcaacaggagcagcagagtATCCTCcagggaagagagaaaaaataataaaggctgctgtgtgagagagacactgAATGATTTGATGATAGAAATAGCAAATGACACGATGAATACCTTGGCACTCTTCATACGTTCTCCCTGCATACTGCCAGATCGATCCAATAAGAGCACAAACTCTCCACATGGGGCGACTGAAGACATCAAAGCCTGGGGGAACTCAGGGTACAGGCTCAGCATCACTACTGGATCACCCATCAGAGTGCCTGAAACACAACATATGTGACTCAgctatacaaaaataaaaatgattaccTCTTATATTTAACACACCTTCACTAATTTGCACTCACCAGGCTTGGCAGACGCCTGTCCTGCCTCCACCACAGCAGTGGGCTGGTGGGCATCTTTGTAATAAATCAACAGTTCAACATCTCTGTCAAACTTGTGTCCTGCAGCCAACTTGACCTGCAGTTCACAAAACACACtcataaatataaatcaagTCATATACATCTTGTTCTCAGTACTGAGGAACaatcacacacagcagacacatCAGCACTGTACAGTAGCTACCGTGGCCTGGGTTTGCTCTGTGTTGAGGTACTGCAGAGGATCCAGGGAACAGTTAGACTCTACTTTAGAGACTGGACGAGGAGAGGACAGTCgggcagagaaagacagactgtAGGGCACCAGAGAGGCTGGAACAGAGGTCACCTGGACACTGGCACCTTCACTACCTGTGAACAAGAACACgttcttaaaaaaatattttgggggaTACAGGGCGAacaaatacatgtatatatatatccatgGGACAGGACATTGAAAGACCAAGAAAAGATGTGACACAGTAATGCAAAATTAAGCTTCTCCTCCAATTAATATAATCATCTCTTAATATAATAATGAATGGACAATACCACTTAATGACAATACTTTTATGTGAATGAATTTTCAATGACTTTATTCATCATATTACTCCTCAAGCCTTAAAATAACCTTAAACCAAAAAGAGCATCTGAGCTCAAGTGACTGAGAATTTCTGTAAGCTACTTGACAATTTCATTAATTAGCTAAGTGTGTCACAGTGGGTTCTAAAAATCTTACATTTATACCATCTTAATCGGCGCTGTTGGCATATAGTggaactagaattaccgccttgcGGTCGTATGCCTCCATGAACCTGTCAAGGTAAAGTTTATacccatgtctgtgaaaacatggatgcgtcacacacaccctgtccccagcagcacagatatTCTATTTTGTTATCAAAGTTACAAGGTGGGCCCCAAGATTAGTgacaccaattcagtatctgaccaaattgTCTCCCCtcctgttcctgagttatgacattgagtaatggccagaaagtgtttttgtggaacattatgatgtcacagtgatattgacctttgaccttgattagaatcagttcatttgtgagtccaggtggatctttgtgccaaatttgtggaaattccctcaaggaaAGCTATCGCTTTCACAAAGTGAGATGGACgtaaggtcatagtgaccttgacctctgaccaccaaattctgctcagttcatccttgacttgaaatgaatgtttgtgcaaaatttggaaaataccctcaaggtgctcttgagatattgcattcatgggAATAAGACAgatgagatcacagtgaccctgaTCTCTGACGTATGACCACCAAAGACTATTCAGTTAATCCTTTtctccaagtggacgtttgtgccaaatttggaaaaagtccctcaaggcattcttaaGATATCACGTTCCATCGGGCAGACCTGAAAACAAGATGCCTCTGGCTACGACTATCAGCGGCGTGGAGACATAAAAACACTCCATTAGTCAGGTAATTGACGAAAGGAAATATTGGGTTTTGAGACAGACTGAACCTCCCTCTTCAGTCCTTTATTCTcatttcagtcacatttttaaAGTTTGGATAAAAACTAAACAGGCACAGTAAGTGTCAACACACTACATTCATCTCAACCCAAACATTTTACGAAGTCCAGAACCAGAATCTGAAAATGTGCTCTTCAAATGTCATGTCCATCTTTCTATGGCTTCAGAAAAACATCACATGTGCATCATTTTGTCAGCAGCTCTTGCAAGTGATGTGTATTTATTCTGGAGAGTCAAGTTGAAACTTGATCTCATTATCATTGACTTTATTTTCACACGACTGATTTTATGTTCACCCCTGGGCACAGCTGGCAGGTTGTGTGAGAATTAACTGCttgttgtaaatattttgagCTGAAGtgttttgtcactgttgtgaaGGTGGGTTTTTGACTGTCAGGGCTCATGATGAAGGTGTTGGCTGGTTTTCCTACCCTGAGGTTGGTAGCGAGGGTTGAGCACAGCAGGCAGACAAAACCTCAGCCCATCATCAGCCTGCACAGCCAGCTCAGTGACGTACTCCAGCCTGATGGAGGCACTCTCTCCTGGAGGCAGGCTGCCCACACTCAGAGAGAATATATCTGGACTCTGCTCACTCTCCTCCAACAGGAAGGCCTGCTGACCGGAGCTCAGTGCATCATCATACTCCTCACGAGCCTGGAGTACAGACGACACATGTGAGCAacatttactgtgtttttaagcTCCATTATAGTGAGTTAGTCTCTATTGTCCAGCTCACCTTCTGTTTCTCCTTCACCTCAGCTACAATCTCTTTTTGTCCAATCTTAGCACTGaaatgacagacagcagcatcTCCAGGCAGAGGGAAGACAAAAACTGCCTCTATTGGTTTGTCCTCCTTGTTCTCATAGTTCAGAGTGGAGACCACTGTAGCCACATGGTccctcacctccacctccacctcgaTGCTCTTTAGAGGAACTGACACAGAAACAGCTGGCAGTTATTGACCAATCAATAACTGATAAGAGAAGCTGCTTGCTGCCTGTCTGATAACCAAACACACATTTGCATGGACAAATACACCCAGACATTttgcacacaccaacacacagaaaatatgaaaacaaaaatataaatatctaAATGATTTGATACTGTTAACTGTTAACCATGCTTAATATCATAACACTCACTAATAGGAAGTCTTGTATAATTTATCCAGACAAAAGGTCAAATTAGACTCTGTTTCGTTGTTTTCAGCCATTTACCTGATTCCTTTTGGTAAGTAAGTAGACCACAGCAGATTTCCATCCCCCTTGTACAGCAAGTAGGATGAGTATTTGAGGACTTTCTGCTGAAGTGACAAAAAGGTAAAGTTAGTACCtgagcatttttaaaatgtgttaagGTAGGCCGACTCTACATTAATAATAGCAGAACTGATTTATAAAATCatagagttgtaaaactataaatcataatatcaagtaagattttaagagttgcagcagcgtgaagcgtaaaaagaaagtaaaagtgtaaaaaacagagtttcagacctgtttCAGGAAGTCAGAGCAAGTTAAAGGCTAAATTCAACAGATTTcaactttcttttaaaaatatttagctaGCTGGCACCCCTGATATCTAGGTAGTGTGTTTCATATCTCTGGGGCAgaattgacaaaggctgcatccccaATCTTCTTCCGGCTGTTCCTGGGAAtttccaataaaccagcagcaatGACCACAGTGTTCTTTGAGGCAAATAGTTTAAaagggagttagcaatgtagcCTATTTTTAGGGCTTTGTATAGATGTATATACCTTTAAATCAGTTGTAAATGTAagaggaagtcagtgcagagcagctcagactggcccgacgtgctctctcctcttggtgCTGGTTCgtagcagagctgcagagttcTAAAAGAGGtgaagtctctcagtggtgttttttgggaggccagtaTAAAGTGTATTACAGTAGTCAAGTCGGCTTGCAATAAAGGCATAAATCAATTTCTCggcatctttttcatttaaaaatggtTGTACCTTAGCTGTGTTTCTGAGGTtgaaaatgatgtttttgtcaccttGTTAATGTGGGACTTGAAGCTTAGATCTGAATCAAGGCTCACACCAAGACTTGTCACCACTGATTTAATCCAGGGAGTTCAATTCCCCAAATTATTAAGCAACAATTCTTTTTCTCTCTAAATCTGTGTGAATGACATTCAGATtctctgctttattttttattaagttgttccagatacatttttttcatacacttatttacaaaaaaaataactatCATTACATccggggcgctggtggcttagtgatagagcaggcgccccgtgTATAaagctgttgccgcagcggcccgggttcgactccagcctgtggccctttgctgcatgtcacaccCCCTGTAATTATCATTACATCCGCCGTCCAACTGTTACTCAAATAATGATGTCTCAAACTGCAATGTTGTTTTAAAGCAGCACATTATTTAAGATACATAAAAACCATTTTTCTCTGGTTTGCTCAGACAGAGCTCGGTGTGAATTATGtgtcacaaagacaaataaTGACATCCCATATTGTCACTCAAAAAATTAACTATTCCACTACAACTTGTGCAGACATTTGCTGTGTTAATATTGTCATTTTTCTGAAAGGTCACAGGGCTCAACAGTGGATCTTATTGAAGTATAGCCTCAGGGAGAGCAGGGTTGGTTGTCACATGGGCTGGTTGTCACGTTCATTTACTCCCTTAAGTGTGCTGTTAATAATGTTGGCACCTAATTCTTTTTGGAGTTTTCAGAGGTCACCTATAGGGTCATGTCAGACGTAAGACACTTGGCATTGAGGTGAGAGTGTTTTTCatgtcaaaatcaaaatatcCAGCTCTTCTGTGTTTCAACTCTAGGCTTTTACACAATGGGTTTATAGTTAAAGCAGTAACTAACATTAAGAGGTATTGAGGGAAGGCTTTAGTTTGgattgtgtttttcttgttagCTTAGATGCTAGCAAAAGAATGAAAAGCGCAGTTGGGGATGCTTGTCATACCATAAAAACTTCAactaaaagcctagtcccaattaaacgcccagtcccttcCACTAGCCTGTAATTCATGTAGATTTACTGACATGACGAAAAAACAAGTGGTGAATCCCTTTCTCTGAAGCTGTCACAAAGTCAGAACATGTGTCCAACCCTCGATTACCCAGGATTCAGAAGAAtcaagtgtttttcataaaaattaatccaagttataAATATTGCTTTAACCAGATAAAGTGGTTCTGTGTCAGTATGCCGGGAGCCGTTATCCTCAGGTGCTGTGTAACAAGTGTCACAACATAGCACAAAATTAATACGTCATAGTCATACTAGTTGAAGTAAAGAACTTGATCGTATTTCCGaactttgctgagcaacagttttgtgtaaaggGAATTAAAGgtctggtccatctacgtcccaaccctcacctatggtcatgaactctgggtagtgaccgaaagaatgagatcgcggatacaagctgtggaaatgagtttcctccgtggggtggctgggctcagccttagagatagggtgaggatttcggacatccggagggagctcggagtagagccgctgttccttcgtgtcaaaaggggtcagttgaggtggctcgggcatctgatcaggatgcctcctgggcgtcTCCCCttggaggtgttccgggcacgtcccactggtaggaggcctggggcagacccagaacacgctggagggattacatgtctcatctggtctgggaacgccttggggtcccccaggaggagctggaaagtgttgcaggggagagggatgtctgaggtgctttgcttggcctgctgcccccgtgacctggccccggataagcggatgaaaatggatggatggatggatggaattaaaggcctgtcccaaatacactgctcaaaaaaataaagggaacacttaaacaacacaatgtaaCTCCAAGTCAATCACACTTCTGTGAAATCAAACTGTCCACTTAAGAAGCAACACTGATTGACAATCAGTTTCACATGCTGTTGTGCAAATGGAATAGACAACAGGTGGAAATTATAGGCAATTAGCAAGACACCCCCAATAAAGGAGTGGTTCTGCAGGTGGTGACCACAGACCACTTCTCAGTTCCTATGCTTTCtggctgatgttttggtcacttTTGAATGCTGGCGGTGCTTTCACTCTAGTGGTAGCATGAGACGGAGTCTAAAACCCACACAAGTGGCTCAGGTAGTGCAGCTcatccaggatggcacatcaatGCTGTGTCTGTCAGCGTAGTGTCCAGAGCATGGAGGCGCTACCAGGAGACAGGCCAGTACATCAGGAGACGTGGAGGAGGCCGTAGGAGGGcaacaacccagcagcaggaccgctacCTCCGCCTTTGtgcaaggaggaacaggaggagcactgccagaaccctgcaaaatgacctccagcaggccacaaatgtgcatgtgtctgctcaaacggtcagaaacagactccatgagggtggtatGAGGGCCCGACGTCCACAGGTGGGGGTTGTGCTTACAGCCCAACACCGTGCAGGATGTTTGGCatttgccagagaacaccaAGATTGGCAAATTCGCCACTGGCGCCCTGTGCTCTGtgctcttcacagatgaaagcaggttcacactgagcacatgtgacagacgtgacagagtctggagacgctgCGGAGAACGTTCTGCTGCCTGCAACAtcctccagcatgaccggtttggcaGTGGGTCAGTAATGGTGTGGGGTGGCATTTCTTTGGGGGCCACAGCCCTCCATGTGCTCGCCAGAGGTAGCCTGACTGCCATTAGGTACCGAGATGAGATCCTCAGACCCACTGTGAGACCATATGCTGGTGCGgttggccctgggttcctcctaaTGCAAGACAATGCTAGACCTCATGTGGCTGGAGTGTGTCAGCAGTTCCTGCAagatgaaggcattgatgctatGGACTGGCCCGCCCGTTCCCcagacctgaatccaattgagcacatCTGGGACATCATGTCTCGCTCCATCCACCAACGCCACGttgcaccacagactgtccaggagttGGCGGATGCTTTagtccaggtctgggaggagatccctcaGGAGACCATCCGCCatctcatcaggagcatgcccaggcGTTGTAGGGAGGTCATACAGGCACATGGAggccacacacactactgagcctcattttgacttgttttaagGACATTACATcaaagttggatcagcctgtagtgtgtttttccactttaaTTTTGAGTGTGACTCCAAATCCAGACCTCCATGGGTTAATAAATTTGATTTCCGTTGATaatttttgtgtaattttgttGTCAGCACATTCAACTATGTAAAGAACAAAGTATTTAATAagaatttttcattcattcggATCTGGGATGTGTTATTTtagtgttccctttatttttttgagcagtgtatacagtacaggccaaaagtttggacacaccatctcattcaatgcgttttctttattttcatgactatttacattgtagattctcactgaaggcatcaaaactatgaatgaacacatgtggagttatgtacttaacaaaaaaaggtgaaataactgaaaacatgttttatattctagtttcttcaaaatagcc is drawn from Epinephelus fuscoguttatus linkage group LG5, E.fuscoguttatus.final_Chr_v1 and contains these coding sequences:
- the LOC125889248 gene encoding von Willebrand factor A domain-containing protein 5A-like isoform X2; translation: MEICCGLLTYQKESVPLKSIEVEVEVRDHVATVVSTLNYENKEDKPIEAVFVFPLPGDAAVCHFSAKIGQKEIVAEVKEKQKAREEYDDALSSGQQAFLLEESEQSPDIFSLSVGSLPPGESASIRLEYVTELAVQADDGLRFCLPAVLNPRYQPQGSEGASVQVTSVPASLVPYSLSFSARLSSPRPVSKVESNCSLDPLQYLNTEQTQATVKLAAGHKFDRDVELLIYYKDAHQPTAVVEAGQASAKPGTLMGDPVVMLSLYPEFPQALMSSVAPCGEFVLLLDRSGSMQGERMKSAKDTLLLLLKSLPMGCYFNIYSFGSHYEHIFSKSVEYSQKTLEKALKNVEVMDADLGGTEILQPLEHIYSQPTIPNQPRQLFVFTDGEVENTKQVINLVKKNSGSHRCFSFGIGEGASSALINGLAKEGRGHAQFITGEERMQPKVMQSLRFALQPAVVDVSVEWDVPEGVSVAALSPPITTLFQGQRSLIYAQLTGQSSEAAGGCVTVKYSLAGHPCQNQLHFSLTPADDTGLTVHRLAAWTLIRSLEVEEEKEGGDEEVKKTVVELSVQSGVSSAFTAFVAVNKGNGEAIQGPMAIVNVPVSSYRFLPGYVFAPDDTVLLSAEFATRCASYKLCALDDPVPYSTKFANRYVSYGLFDPSDSVPWSTKFDSAITKVQSVFSRISSSFKRGKKASSQTNAPCGVAGTFLQLVSLQKASGCWELDPDLAAALGKTTDEVEKSKPASENKEVWATILALIWLHGFKMDAKDEWELLAMKAVSWLRAQSAPCVTECVEAGNALLGVNVQKDALGL
- the LOC125889248 gene encoding von Willebrand factor A domain-containing protein 5A-like isoform X1 translates to MSRKSSNTHPTCCTRGMEICCGLLTYQKESVPLKSIEVEVEVRDHVATVVSTLNYENKEDKPIEAVFVFPLPGDAAVCHFSAKIGQKEIVAEVKEKQKAREEYDDALSSGQQAFLLEESEQSPDIFSLSVGSLPPGESASIRLEYVTELAVQADDGLRFCLPAVLNPRYQPQGSEGASVQVTSVPASLVPYSLSFSARLSSPRPVSKVESNCSLDPLQYLNTEQTQATVKLAAGHKFDRDVELLIYYKDAHQPTAVVEAGQASAKPGTLMGDPVVMLSLYPEFPQALMSSVAPCGEFVLLLDRSGSMQGERMKSAKDTLLLLLKSLPMGCYFNIYSFGSHYEHIFSKSVEYSQKTLEKALKNVEVMDADLGGTEILQPLEHIYSQPTIPNQPRQLFVFTDGEVENTKQVINLVKKNSGSHRCFSFGIGEGASSALINGLAKEGRGHAQFITGEERMQPKVMQSLRFALQPAVVDVSVEWDVPEGVSVAALSPPITTLFQGQRSLIYAQLTGQSSEAAGGCVTVKYSLAGHPCQNQLHFSLTPADDTGLTVHRLAAWTLIRSLEVEEEKEGGDEEVKKTVVELSVQSGVSSAFTAFVAVNKGNGEAIQGPMAIVNVPVSSYRFLPGYVFAPDDTVLLSAEFATRCASYKLCALDDPVPYSTKFANRYVSYGLFDPSDSVPWSTKFDSAITKVQSVFSRISSSFKRGKKASSQTNAPCGVAGTFLQLVSLQKASGCWELDPDLAAALGKTTDEVEKSKPASENKEVWATILALIWLHGFKMDAKDEWELLAMKAVSWLRAQSAPCVTECVEAGNALLGVNVQKDALGL